A DNA window from Synchiropus splendidus isolate RoL2022-P1 chromosome 2, RoL_Sspl_1.0, whole genome shotgun sequence contains the following coding sequences:
- the LOC128754785 gene encoding uncharacterized protein LOC128754785 isoform X3: MKTWYLFLLVYLLGSCCEASKHHKNEACKPEEDFKPGSTQAFLQCVGLPSTDTKKEHVRALKDLLEATMDLYTFMRTSLKGVPVLSMKGALEWTPDREFENEDLVKMWLEIKIQPMLKSISKQFLACLSTKNFSCSTYQTVVKQLSHHFLEMDETRQRWIYMFFMIPFLSGHNVKGCVMQNESSEEWLLKNFGYFKAMARFSDFTKINLAFRGLEVLHLLTSSQTAEMLLVSDLKELNDDMQAGILRSLSLREAGPGPRGPRGGGHRRPGPEHNSTSMSKSVYKPPSPEDHVRWVFNDFLSAMRPVGNVVHKFVSLTHKKKESEMTGAVLTQFALDCALAEMANRYKPQVQEKPEFDVLDLEDWYEQVVMPLLRRFLPHHVLPLHENVRLAFEEVFYLDRHMDEQDPEIEDVCSITLNKRPCVLTDTVKNVAQVLHCAARANLELDEQTVMWLINEMLKRLNSVLEELTTSNVLMEEIQEIFTEEDSQSMTEEHLNDPEFIRLWFKVKMMPLLPNISADLLLCLSTKNFTCLTYQTIVGAFSQQSIGSIYGHRIYEHFIFPFLHDYYNTSKCLSNDSAQWLKLNLGFFLEFAKLTELIMLNPHFKPLEVLPLLTPEHLVDLLLLDLQSPAERRINKVFDFLLREPEKFPAVLRLLPKKAEEVGPPCSVYRMIFKRLNEAMAVRPLEDQFIGETIEKLLNSAPEECVTNDIACPITKINGALTCREVDSSHLERHLNTSMGIPCNFTLKEYACAQLQTFSADHLASLMMCELPGPGSKSKTLWKMVLTKVFSVWDPALDKLDQMLPPGRGPPAATELLDLFREMKLAGLTEDQLNSTSVIGGLFSGGIRRLLPFASGGFLDCLSRQNLSCGTFQHIVWVLSDVKSEDPEMVAKKFIIHFLSRPEAGWGCSNGLNSTEWFMKNLGSFSEFVPVDKMLQLNPYFKPLVVIVHLSPRQLASLFLLKHSNIPDKEVLIVAAFHMFSQSSDEAGFDQFLSELVLIVAQANMTCTNYGTLFSGLDRAIERASPPFTDKVQRHKISISLHLPAGCVIYSGTCRVTPANETEICADVNSSVVQQHLDSWNLTGHQCLFSVKEVACAELSMLEAADLAEIMKCHRSTNSSGSRAAWKLLLSKANGVLDMSLEHVGTEMLDPHNQATSVVLDVIQELRIDFFSLAFLNEHEFSQKWLHGKLRPFLPATSPDFLSCMAVTDFNCTTYQDIVATMSVLHVHMLHSTQVAVYSHFIRVFLTKNDSADPGCDFNSNNTGDWIQLNLRFFLIFASFSDLQMFRGNFSGLEVLEHLTTAQLGQMCATPNQIKSAAEVAMVMGAVQDHEMKFFFLSFYSALMKHGVDVPSATRPSWLEAMLERANLAHDSVSDAEVADWIPVMGPFIVGLSHAHANLIFKILRGRGCNVEKLGVETLESKASTMSETTKSEINRLTSQMVAEGNSLRCMEPGQSLYVFLESYFGSFGFPSLTQVMSFMSQGERHQKINSMSPSQLGKFLRRPRVVDSHKELCVLFKIYTLTPWFIEKEPLAEDLYEPTMECVWPLALGSGNGREAEAWKKGLDWRYMRYIRRSMVGPNITHSASCFGFQIFVACLGSSNFTETDFQPEHVYESIKDYLPSSSVPRCYNSSHSELNSTAWFVLYIGKFINLVTEDDFLSFGSEEHLAAFTVNSECLALLNASNVTTEVNEVYTELIYMQDSAFPVDKLPYSSTCHAPGAAFTTLSKGSTEWILGILRQFCVDVDTQIAAALAGNFGSDITAGIISMLGNQCTGLSTGVLRGCRSEEIYGGRHRLGAVPGWNIGQARAAMEKLMASVSFQMNGLSMVDLGTLLIGVTGEMFYNVQGTDIVTASAHSSFVTQLNAAPRMARFIATYKMVSLYSNIEQMMVNIPDDLAQEIPQSFLFNFPADVEGKKNMNKKKWSRDQAVFVLPELGSEASVSAIGNVNTLSSAVLQGFTCTSVRTFKTSQTVKLIKACRRKKANKVKLEETQLTCMYNYIKGDSNVTSYGDYPEDMLLYYDYSLVPRAQCREYFMAISEADFYVFSPQLAYMRSNLMLNAVDCLGVTGSNLTKENVQVFGNMACQISSSYIQNSDPYILEMLKKCNDLTSVQAEAVEALLLSGRTSYGDPSQWKFRTLKSLQNLPMYMSSKFYDSVRKRPRRRFLKYYFKLLRKTVSKEKLQALKKSTRRARSKRAVDSDCRVGEITYVTIKGEDFPGEELDVQQFNACLSSDTVSKSLAEIAAKVVEVEYQQVVLEKLHQNLSVSDVVGLLGNHLSDLSLYQNETGVMVWIENQFQDELDKLNLGLAGGKATPTTTQPTPTKKNTAATTKKVTGTNKPATTKATTPAAAATATTASSHGNHIKADASLFFTLLLLLTLTRASS, from the exons CAAGAacttcagctgctccacctaCCAGACTGT AGTGAAGCAGCTCAGCCACCATTTCTTAGAGATGGATGAAACTCGACAGAGGTGGATCTACATGTTCTTCATGATTCCCTTCCTGTCAGGACACAATGTGAAAG GTTGTGTGATGCAAAATGAGAGCAGCGAGGAATGGCTGCTTAAGAACTTTGGCTACTTCAAAGCCATGGCCCGGTTCAGCGACTTCACCAAGATCAACCTGGCTTTCCGTGGT CTGGAGGTCTTACATCTGCTGACGTCCAGCCAGACGGCGGAGATGCTGCTGGTCTCGGACTTGAAGGAATTGAACGATGACATGCAGGCTGGCATCCTCCGCAGTCTGTCACTGAGGGAAGCTGGTCCTGGTCCCAGAGGGCCACGTGGCGGGGGCCACCGTCGGCCCGGCCCGGAACACAACTCCACCTCAATGTCCAAATCTGTGTACAAGCCACCTTCGCCGGAAGATCACGTCAGATGG GTCTTTAACGACTTCCTCTCCGCGATGAGACCAGTTGGAAATGTTGTTCACAAGTTTGTGTCTTTGACCCACAAG aAGAAAGAGTCGGAAATGACGGGCGCGGTTCTGACCCAGTTCGCGCTGGACTGCGCTCTGGCTGAAATGGCCAACAGGTACAAGCCGCAGGTCCAGGAGAAGCCCGAGTTTGACGTGTTGGATTTGGAGGACTGGTACGAGCAGGTGGTGATGCCGTTGCTGCGCCGCTTCCTGCCGCACCACGTGCTTCCCCTGCATGAAAACGTCAGGCTTGCGTTCGAGGAAGTCTT CTACCTGGATCGCCACATGGACGAACAAGACCCGGAAATTGAGGACGTCTGCAGCATCACTCTCAACAAGAGACCCTGTGTG CTGACTGACACGGTGAAAAACGTCGCTCAGGTTCTGCATTGCGCTGCTCGCGCCAACCTCGAACTGGACGAACAGACGGTCATGTGGTTGATAAACGAAATGTTAAAGCGCCTGAACTCGGTGCTGGAGGAGCTGACCACATCA AACGTCCTGATGGAGGAGATTCAGGAGATCTTCACCGAGGAGGATTCTCAGTCCATGACAGAGGAACATCTCAATGACCCCGAGTTCATCAGACTCTGGTTCAAGGTCAAGATGATGCCCCTCCTGCCCAACATTTCTGCAGATCTTCTCTTGTGCCTCAGCACCAAGAACTTCACCTGTCTGACCTACCAAACCAT TGTGGGAGCTTTCAGCCAGCAGAGCATTGGCTCCATATATGGTCACAGGATCTACGAACACTTCATCTTTCCCTTCCTACACGACTACTACAACACTTCCA AGTGTTTGTCCAACGACAGCGCCCAGTGGCTGAAGTTGAATTTAGGTTTCTTCCTGGAATTTGCCAAGCTCACCGAACTTATCATGCTGAACCCACATTTCAAACCG CTGGAGGTTCTGCCACTCTTAACTCCAGAGCACCTGGTGGACCTCTTGCTCTTGGATCTTCAGAGCCCTGCAGAGAGAAGAATCAACAAGGTGTTCGACTTCCTGCTCAGGGAACCGGAGAAATTCCCAGCCGTCTTGCGGTTACTCCCTAAAAAGGCTGAAGAG GTCGGCCCTCCTTGCAGTGTGTACAGGATGAT TTTCAAGCGTTTGAACGAAGCCATGGCAGTGCGGCCTCTGGAGGACCAGTTCATTGGGGAGACTATTGAGAAGCTCCTCAACTCTGCACCAGAGG AGTGTGTGACCAATGACATCGCG TGCCCGATCACAAAGATCAATG GGGCTCTGACCTGCAGAGAGGTTGACAG CTCCCACCTGGAGAGGCACCTCAACACGTCCATGGGAATCCCTTGCAACTTCACTCTGAAGGAATACGCCTGCGCTCAG CTCCAGACCTTCTCAGCCGATCACCTGGCGTCGCTGATGATGTGTGAGCTCCCCGGACCAGGCAGCAAGTCCAAAACTCTGTGGAAGATGGTTTTGACCAAAGTCTTCTCAGTCTGGGACCCAGCTTTGGACAAGCTAGACCAGATG CTCCCGCCTGGGCGCGGCCCTCCAGCAGCCACAGAACTCTTGGACCTGTTCAGAGAGATGAAGCTGGCGGGTCTGACGGAGGATCAGCTGAACAGCACCAGCGTCATCGGAGGGTTGTTTTCTGGTGGGATCAGGAGGCTGTTGCCCTTTGCTTCAGGGGGGTTCTTGGACTGTTTGAGTCGCCAAAACTTGAGCTGCGGGACGTTCCAGCACAT CGTGTGGGTGTTGAGCGATGTCAAGAGTGAGGACCCAGAAATGGTCGCTAAGAAGTTCATCATCCACTTCCTCTCACGTCCAGAAGCAG GTTGGGGTTGTTCCAATGGACTCAACAGCACCGAGTGGTTCATGAAGAATCTTGGTTCCTTTTCCGAGTTTGTGCCTGTGGACAAGATGCTGCAGCTCAATCCATACTTCAAACCA TTGGTGGTTATTGTACACCTGTCTCCACGGCAACTGGCTTCCTTATTCCTGTTGAAGCATTCCAACATTCCTGATAAAGAGGTCCTCATTGTAGCAGCGTTTCATATGTTCAGCCAGTCTTCAGATGAGGCCGGATTTGATCAGTTCCTGTCCGAACTcgttctaatagttgcacag GCCAACATGACCTGTACGAACTACGGAACCCT GTTCTCAGGATTGGACCGGGCCATAGAGAGGGCTTCTCCTCCATTCACTGACAAGGTGCAGCGGCACAAGATAAGCATATCTCTGCACCTGCCGGCAG GCTGTGTCATTTACAGTGGAACG TGCCGCGTGACTCCAGCAAACG AGACGGAGATCTGTGCCGACGTCAACAG CTCCGTGGTGCAGCAGCACCTGGACAGTTGGAACCTGACTGGACACCAATGCCTCTTCAGTGTCAAGGAAGTTGCATGTGCAGAG CTGTCCATGTTGGAGGCGGCCGACCTAGCGGAGATCATGAAGTGTCATCGATCCACTAACTCCAGCGGCTCGAGAGCAGCCTGGAAGCTCCTTCTCTCCAAGGCCAACGGTGTTCTGGACATGTCTCTGGAGCATGTCGGCACCGAG ATGCTGGACCCCCACAATCAGGCCACGTCAGTGGTTTTGGATGTCATTCAGGAGCTCCGAATCGACTTCTTCAGCCTGGCCTTCCTCAACGAGCACGAGTTTTCCCAAAAGTGGCTCCATGGGAAACTCCGCCCCTTCCTCCCAGCGACCTCTCCTGACTTCCTGTCATGTATGGCCGTGACAGATTTCAACTGCACGACGTACCAGGACAT AGTGGCCACCATGAGCGTCCTGCATGTCCACATGCTTCACTCCACACAGGTGGCCGTCTACTCTCACTTCATCAGGGTGTTCCTCACCAAGAACGACTCAGCAG ACCCTGGCTGTGATTTTAACAGCAACAACACCGGCGATTGGATCCAGCTCAACCTCAGATTCTTCCTCATTTTTGCCAGCTTCTCCGACCTGCAGATGTTCCGAGGAAACTTCTCAGGA TTGGAAGTGCTGGAGCACCTGACGACGGCTCAGCTGGGGCAGATGTGTGCCACGCCCAATCAGATCAAGTCTGCTGCAgaggttgccatggtgatgggaGCCGTCCAGGATCATGAGatgaagtttttctttttgtccttcTACTCTGCTTTGATG AAACATGGAGTGGATGTGCCTTCGGCGACGAGGCCCTCCTGGTTGGAGGCCATGttggagagagcaaacctcgCGCACGACTCAGTGAGCGACGCCGAGGTCGCCGATTGGATTCCTGTGATGGGGCCGTTCATCGTCGGCTTGTCACATGCTCATGCCAACTTGATCTTCAAAATACTCAGAGGAAGAGGCTGCAACGTGGAAAAGCTGGG AGTGGAGACTCTTGAATCTAAAGCCTCGACCATGAGTGAAACAACCAAGAGTGAAATCAATCGCCTGACATCCCAGATGGTTGCAG AAGGAAATTCCCTCCGGTGCATGGAGCCAGGACAGAGTCTATACGTGTTCCTGGAGAGCTACTTCGGGAGCTTCGGGTTCCCAAGCTTGACCCAGGTCATGTCCTTCATGTCACAGGGCGAGAGGCATCAG AAGATAAACTCCATGTCGCCCTCACAACTGGGGAAGTTCCTCAGACGTCCTAGAGTGGTGGACAGCCACAAAGAGCTCTGCGTTCTCTTCAAGATCTACACGCTGACCCCCTGGTTCATTGAGAAG GAACCCCTCGCAGAGGACCTGTACGAGCCGACCATGGAGTGCGTCTGGCCGTTGGCTCTCGGCAGCGGCAACGGGCGCGAGGCCGAGGCGTGGAAGAAAGGCCTGGACTGGCGCTATATGAGATACATCAGACGAAGCATGGTCGGGCCCAACATTACGCACTCGGCCTCCTGCTTCGGCTTCCAGATTTT TGTTGCGTGTTTGGGATCCTCCAACTTCACCGAGaccgattttcagcctgagcatGTTTATGAAAGCATCAAGGACTACCTGCCCTCGTCCTCAG TACCGAGGTGTTACAACAGCAGCCACTCAGAGCTGAACTCCACCGCCTGGTTCGTCTTGTACATTGGCAAATTCATCAACCTCGTCACTGAAGACGACTTCCTCTCATTTGGGTCTGAGGAG CATCTGGCAGCGTTCACCGTGAATTCGGAGTGCCTGGCGCTGCTCAACGCCTCCAATGTAACCACCGAGGTGAACGAGGTGTACACGGAGCTGATCTACATGCAGGACTCGGCGTTTCCCGTGGACAA ACTCCCATACTCCTCCACATGTCATGCTCCCGGAGCAGCTTTCACGACGCTGAGTAAAGGAAGCACTGAGTGGATACTGGGCATTTTGCGGCAATTTTGTGTGGACGTGGACACTCAG ATCGCTGCGGCGTTAGCGGGCAACTTTGGTTCCGATATCACAGCGGGCATCATCTCCATGCTCGGCAACCAATGCACCGGGCTGTCGACGGGAGTGCTGAGAGGGTGCCGATCCGAGGAGATCTACGGGGGTCGGCACAGACTGGGCGCCGTGCCTGGCTGGAACATAGGCCAGGCCAGAGCGGCCATGGAGAAACTCATGGCGTCAGTGAGTTTCCAG ATGAACGGGCTCTCGATGGTCGACCTCGGCACGCTGCTCATTGGTGTCACTGGGGAGATGTTCTACAACGTCCAGGGCACGGACATTGTGACGGCTTCTGCGCACTCCAGCTTTGTTACTCAACTGAACGCTGCTCCACGAATGGCCCGGTTTATCGCCACCTACAAG ATGGTGTCGTTGTACTCAAACATCGAGCAGATGATGGTCAACATTCCCGACGACCTGGCCCAAGAGATCCCGCAATCTTTTCTGTTCAACTTTCCTGCCGATGTCgagggaaagaaaaacatgaacaagaaAAAGTGGAGTAGAGATCAG GCTGTGTTTGTCTTACCGGAGCTGGGATCCGAGGCTTCGGTCTCGGCCATAGGAAACGTAAACAC CTTGTCGTCCGCCGTGCTCCAAGGCTTCACCTGCACCAGCGTTCGAACCTTCAAAACATCCCAGACTGTAAAACTCATCAAAGCTTGTCGGAGGAAGAAAGccaacaaagtcaaactggAGGAAACTCAG TTAACCTGCATGTACAACTACATCAAGGGAGACTCCAACGTCACCAGCTATGGAGACTACCCTGAAGATATGCTGCTCTACTACGA TTACTCCCTGGTGCCCAGGGCCCAGTGCAGGGAGTATTTCATGGCCATTTCCGAAGCCGACTTTTACGTCTTTTCGCCCCAACTCGCCTACATGCGGTCCAATCTGATGCTCAACGCCGTCGATTGTCTG ggcGTGACGGGCAGCAATCTGACGAAGGAGAATGTGCAAGTGTTTGGAAACATGGCCTGCCAGATCAGCAGCTCCTACATTCAGAACTCGGATCCTTACATCCTGGAAATGCTGAAAAAGTGCAATGACCTCACCAGCGTGCAGGCAGAGGCTGTCGAGGCCTTGCTGCTGAGCGGGAGGACGTCATACGG TGACCCAAGCCAGTGGAAGTTCCGGACTTTGAAGAGCCTTCAGAATTTGCCTATGTACATGAGTTCCAAGTTCTACGACAGCGTTAGAAAA AGACCTAGAAGGAGGTTCCTGAAATACTACTTCAAACTGCTCCGGAAGACCGTGAGCAAAGAGAAGCTTCAGGCGCTGAAGAAGAGCACGAGAAGAGCGAGGTCAAAGCGAGCTGTGG ACAGCGACTGTAGGGTTGGAGAAATCACCTACGTGACCATCAAGGGCGAGGATTTCCCCGGCGAAGAGCTGGATGTGCAGCAGTTTAATGCCTGTCTCAGCTCTGACACCGTGAGCAAGTCTCTGGCTGAGATCGCTGCGAAGGTGGTGGAAGTTGAATACCAGCAGGTGGTTCTGGAAAAACTGCACCAG AACTTGAGTGTCTCTGACGTCGTGGGTCTGTTGGGGAACCACCTGTCAGACTTGTCACTGTACCAAAACGAAACAGGAGTGATGGTCTGGATCGAAAATCAATTCCAGGATGAACTGGACAAACTGAACCTGGGACTGGCCGGCGGGAAGGCCACCCCAACCACCACGCAGCCTACACCCACCAAGAAAAACACAGCGGCCACCACCAAGAAGGTCACTGGCACGAACAAACCCGCCACCACCAAGGCGACCacccccgccgccgccgccaccgccaccACAGCCA GTAGCCACGGCAACCACATCAAAGCAGACGCCAGCCTGTTCTTcaccctcctgctcctcctcaccctcaccaGGGCATCTTCATGA